The nucleotide sequence GCCCCGGCGGCGTCACAACTACGTGAGTACTCAGATCGACTTGAGGTCGGGGATCGCCATCCGGGCGCCGAAGCGCGGGTTGCGGGCCAGGCCACTGGTCTCCAGCAGTCGCACCGCGCGCTGCCGGTGCGGTCGCAGCGGCTCGAGCAGCTCCAGCATCTCGGCGTCGTCGATGCGGTGGCCGACCAAGGTGCTGCCGACCATGTTGGAGAGGTGGTAGTCGCCCACCGACAGCGCGTCGGGGTCGCCCCAGGCGCGCTGCGCGGTCTCGGCGGTGGTCCACTCGCCGACACCGGGCAGCGACTGCAGCGCCGTGCGGGCGGCGGCGCTCGGCAGCCGCGTCAACCGCTCGATCGAGTCGGCGCGCTGGGCGCACAGCACCACCGTGCGGGCGCGGCCGGGGTCGACGTTCGCGAGGTGGAACTCCCACGACGGGATGCGCCGCCAGACCTCCGCGGGCGGCGGCACCCGCATCGGCACCGGCGTCGGACCCGGTGCCGGCGTGCCGTACTTCGTGACGAGCAGCCGCCATGCCCGGAAGGCGTCCTTCCCGGCGACGCGCTGCTCGAGGATCGCCGGGATCAGCGCTTCCAGGACCCGG is from Mycolicibacterium grossiae and encodes:
- a CDS encoding DNA-3-methyladenine glycosylase family protein, with the translated sequence MTLSPLRRGAGDPCYRHVEGAIWKTSLLGTGAVTARIVKTGRDTVTCDAWGDGASEFLDGLPAFLGHDDDASDFTPRDPIIAAAHRRVPHLRLGRTGRVLEALIPAILEQRVAGKDAFRAWRLLVTKYGTPAPGPTPVPMRVPPPAEVWRRIPSWEFHLANVDPGRARTVVLCAQRADSIERLTRLPSAAARTALQSLPGVGEWTTAETAQRAWGDPDALSVGDYHLSNMVGSTLVGHRIDDAEMLELLEPLRPHRQRAVRLLETSGLARNPRFGARMAIPDLKSI